Proteins encoded within one genomic window of Aquamicrobium lusatiense:
- a CDS encoding N-acetylmuramidase domain-containing protein, which yields MFSQDVIREAQAAARQAGITPAALLAVMEVESGGRLFAVVQGRNEPLIRFEGHYFDRRLTGSKQARARELGLASPKAGAVANPATQSARWVLLGKATQIDASAAYESTSWGVGQVMGSHWLWLGYPNVQALVAEVRSGAAGQIRLMVRYIDKAGLISVLNAQDWPAFARGYNGPGYAKNGYDRKLAAAYRRHAGGAGTTDAGTVLKAGSKGEAVRELQQHLAALGYGIAADGLFGPATQAALRRFQKENGLVADGIAGPKTLAALKTAIARPTPGWWSAIKAGFFRLFGLS from the coding sequence ATGTTCAGCCAGGATGTCATCCGCGAAGCACAGGCCGCAGCACGGCAGGCCGGCATCACACCGGCTGCCCTTTTGGCTGTCATGGAAGTGGAAAGCGGCGGACGTCTTTTCGCCGTCGTGCAGGGGCGCAACGAGCCGCTCATCCGCTTTGAAGGCCATTATTTCGACCGCCGCCTAACTGGCAGCAAACAGGCGCGCGCCCGCGAGCTTGGGCTCGCCTCCCCGAAGGCGGGCGCGGTGGCCAATCCCGCCACCCAGAGCGCCCGCTGGGTGCTGCTCGGCAAGGCCACGCAGATCGATGCCAGCGCCGCCTATGAATCCACATCATGGGGGGTCGGGCAGGTGATGGGTTCGCACTGGCTGTGGCTTGGCTATCCCAATGTGCAGGCACTGGTTGCCGAAGTGCGGTCGGGCGCGGCCGGCCAGATCCGGCTGATGGTGCGCTATATCGACAAGGCGGGCCTGATCTCAGTGCTGAATGCGCAGGACTGGCCGGCTTTCGCGCGCGGCTACAACGGTCCCGGCTATGCGAAGAACGGCTATGACAGGAAGCTCGCCGCCGCTTATCGGCGCCATGCGGGAGGCGCGGGCACAACTGATGCCGGCACTGTTCTGAAGGCTGGCTCGAAAGGCGAAGCTGTCCGGGAATTGCAGCAGCATCTGGCCGCGCTCGGCTATGGCATTGCGGCTGACGGGCTTTTCGGGCCGGCGACACAGGCTGCGCTGCGCCGCTTCCAGAAGGAGAATGGTCTCGTCGCCGACGGCATCGCCGGGCCAAAAACGCTTGCGGCGCTGAAGACGGCCATTGCGCGCCCGACGCCGGGCTGGTGGTCCGCCATCAAGGCGGGGTTTTTCCGGCTGTTCGGGCTGTCCTGA
- a CDS encoding rhodanese-related sulfurtransferase: protein MNETPDPKSFRVAALYRFCRLDRFEEMRAPLAAFCCARGIKGTLLLAREGINGTVAGTTEAIAELVGHLNAQPELTGFDVKYSHAAEMPFHRMKVRLKREIVTMGVEGIDPLESVGTYVEPAEWNTLISDPETVVIDTRNGYEVALGTFRRALDPQTDSFREFPQWVDEHRGELENRKIAMFCTGGIRCEKATAFVKSLGFDEVLHLKGGILKYLEEVPAEQSLWEGECFVFDERVSVAHGLVEGEAELCRACRHPLTPAERASPKYSPGISCEYCHDSRSEEDRARYAERQRQVELAARRGRDHIGS from the coding sequence ATGAACGAAACTCCAGATCCCAAAAGCTTCCGGGTCGCCGCGCTCTACCGCTTCTGCCGGCTTGACCGGTTCGAGGAGATGCGCGCGCCGCTGGCCGCCTTCTGCTGCGCGCGCGGCATCAAGGGCACGCTGCTGCTGGCCCGCGAAGGCATCAACGGCACCGTTGCCGGCACCACGGAAGCGATCGCCGAACTGGTCGGCCACCTGAATGCGCAGCCTGAGCTGACCGGCTTCGACGTCAAATACAGCCACGCCGCCGAAATGCCGTTCCACCGAATGAAGGTGCGGCTGAAGCGCGAGATCGTGACCATGGGCGTGGAAGGCATCGACCCGCTGGAGAGCGTCGGAACCTATGTCGAGCCGGCGGAGTGGAACACGCTTATTTCCGACCCGGAAACCGTGGTCATCGACACCCGCAACGGCTACGAGGTGGCGCTCGGCACCTTCAGGCGCGCCCTCGATCCGCAGACCGACAGTTTTCGCGAGTTCCCGCAATGGGTGGACGAGCACCGCGGCGAACTGGAAAATCGCAAGATTGCCATGTTCTGCACCGGCGGCATCCGCTGCGAGAAGGCCACCGCCTTCGTGAAGTCGCTGGGCTTCGACGAGGTGCTCCACCTCAAGGGCGGCATCCTGAAATATCTGGAGGAAGTGCCCGCCGAACAGAGCCTGTGGGAAGGCGAATGCTTCGTCTTCGACGAGCGCGTATCGGTTGCGCACGGGCTGGTGGAAGGCGAGGCTGAACTGTGCCGTGCCTGCCGCCATCCGCTGACGCCCGCCGAGCGGGCCTCGCCGAAATACAGCCCCGGCATTTCCTGCGAGTACTGCCACGACAGCCGCTCCGAGGAAGATCGCGCCCGCTATGCCGAGCGCCAGCGGCAGGTGGAACTGGCCGCCAGACGCGGCAGGGACCATATCGGAAGCTGA
- a CDS encoding tellurite resistance TerB family protein codes for MFDPKKLLDDLLGSQIPGTTGTVRDKAGQAVQMAKDNPLAAGALAAVLLGTGPGRKVGGAAVKLGGLAAIGGLAYKAYQNYQNGKKPDEAAPAEEQVLLPPPADTEFHPSQAPQGEAEFALTLVRAMIAAARADGRIDDEERRRIGEKLSLSGLDSDAESFLRAELESPLDLDALVAAARTEAQKVELYTASRLAVEADTRAERGYLDLLAGRLGLADQLVDHIEATVASSGAPQPAPVPGSPW; via the coding sequence ATGTTCGACCCCAAGAAGCTTCTCGACGATCTGCTCGGTTCGCAGATTCCCGGAACGACCGGAACCGTCCGGGACAAGGCCGGTCAGGCCGTGCAGATGGCCAAGGACAATCCTCTGGCCGCCGGCGCGCTCGCTGCCGTGCTTCTTGGCACTGGTCCCGGCCGCAAGGTCGGTGGTGCTGCGGTGAAGCTCGGCGGTCTGGCGGCCATTGGCGGCCTCGCCTACAAGGCCTACCAGAATTACCAGAACGGCAAAAAGCCGGACGAGGCCGCGCCCGCTGAAGAACAGGTTCTGCTGCCCCCGCCCGCCGATACCGAATTCCATCCCTCGCAGGCCCCACAGGGCGAAGCCGAATTCGCCCTGACGCTGGTGCGCGCCATGATCGCCGCCGCCAGGGCCGATGGCAGGATCGACGATGAAGAGCGCCGCCGCATCGGCGAGAAGCTCAGCCTTTCGGGGCTCGATTCCGACGCGGAGAGCTTCCTCAGGGCAGAGCTCGAATCGCCGCTCGACCTCGACGCGCTGGTGGCGGCTGCCCGGACCGAGGCGCAGAAAGTGGAGCTCTATACGGCCTCGCGCCTTGCCGTCGAAGCCGACACCCGTGCCGAACGCGGCTATCTCGATCTGCTGGCCGGACGCCTTGGCCTTGCGGACCAGCTTGTCGATCACATCGAGGCCACGGTTGCCTCCTCCGGTGCGCCGCAACCGGCCCCCGTTCCCGGCTCGCCGTGGTGA
- a CDS encoding SDR family oxidoreductase, producing the protein MAIKGTAIVTGAGSGIGKCVAQALLRDGWNTVFCGRRTEPLEAAISETLDTEAKGLAVSCDVSSPEQVENLFRTAAEAFGRIDLLFNNAGMGCKAAPIDEIPVESWHEVLGVNLTGSFLCARAAFGAMRRQEPMGGRIINNGSISAHAPRPGSVPYTTTKHAITGLTKTLALDGRPFDIACGQIDIGNALTEMAAPMAAGIPQANGSVAVEAVMDVQRVAEAVVYMAGLPLDANVLFMTVMATKMPFVGRG; encoded by the coding sequence ATGGCAATCAAGGGAACAGCAATCGTAACGGGCGCCGGCTCCGGCATCGGCAAATGCGTGGCGCAGGCTTTGCTGCGTGACGGCTGGAACACGGTGTTCTGTGGCCGCCGCACCGAACCGCTGGAAGCGGCTATATCCGAAACGTTGGACACCGAGGCAAAAGGCCTTGCCGTTTCCTGCGACGTAAGCTCGCCAGAGCAGGTTGAAAACCTGTTTCGCACGGCGGCCGAAGCTTTCGGCCGCATCGATCTTCTGTTCAACAATGCCGGAATGGGCTGCAAGGCGGCCCCCATAGATGAAATCCCGGTCGAAAGCTGGCACGAGGTTCTCGGCGTCAATCTCACCGGGTCGTTCCTGTGCGCCCGCGCGGCCTTCGGCGCCATGCGCCGGCAGGAGCCCATGGGTGGCCGTATCATCAACAACGGCTCGATCTCGGCCCACGCGCCGCGTCCGGGCTCGGTTCCCTACACCACCACCAAGCACGCCATCACGGGGCTCACCAAAACGCTCGCCCTCGACGGCCGCCCCTTCGACATTGCCTGTGGCCAGATCGACATCGGCAATGCGCTGACCGAAATGGCGGCACCTATGGCGGCAGGCATTCCGCAGGCCAATGGCAGCGTGGCGGTCGAGGCGGTGATGGATGTGCAGCGGGTGGCGGAAGCGGTCGTCTACATGGCCGGCCTGCCGCTCGATGCCAATGTGCTGTTCATGACGGTGATGGCAACCAAAATGCCGTTCGTCGGCAGGGGTTGA
- a CDS encoding GNAT family N-acetyltransferase, giving the protein MADVLSDWQPRPRPGRKVLEGRNVRLEPLEAARHGDELFAASAVADAGSRFAWLPELPPQDRAAFQPWLEKAEASPDPLFFAVIDKASGKVAGRQTLMRIDANNGVAEIGNIYWGPLVSRKPAATEAQFLFASYVFDELGYRRYEWKCNNANEPSKRAAERFGFTFEGLFRQHMVVKGANRDTAWYSIIDKEWPALKSAYISWLDPSNFDSDGQQIRRLEEFRAVT; this is encoded by the coding sequence ATGGCAGACGTTCTGAGCGACTGGCAGCCAAGACCGCGCCCCGGGCGCAAGGTTCTGGAGGGACGTAACGTGCGGCTGGAGCCGCTCGAGGCCGCGCGCCACGGCGACGAACTGTTTGCGGCGTCTGCCGTCGCGGATGCCGGATCGCGCTTCGCCTGGCTGCCGGAACTGCCGCCTCAGGATCGCGCCGCCTTCCAGCCATGGCTGGAAAAGGCCGAAGCCAGCCCCGATCCGCTGTTCTTCGCCGTCATCGACAAGGCGAGCGGTAAGGTTGCCGGCCGCCAGACACTGATGCGCATCGATGCGAACAACGGCGTAGCCGAGATCGGCAATATCTATTGGGGCCCGCTGGTCTCGCGCAAGCCGGCCGCCACCGAAGCGCAATTCCTGTTCGCCTCCTATGTCTTCGATGAACTCGGCTATCGCCGCTATGAATGGAAGTGCAACAACGCCAACGAACCCTCGAAACGCGCCGCCGAACGTTTCGGCTTCACGTTCGAAGGCCTTTTTCGCCAGCACATGGTGGTGAAGGGCGCAAATCGCGACACGGCGTGGTATTCGATCATCGACAAGGAGTGGCCGGCGCTGAAAAGCGCCTATATTTCCTGGCTGGACCCGTCCAATTTCGATTCGGACGGACAGCAGATCCGGCGGCTGGAGGAATTCCGCGCCGTCACCTGA
- a CDS encoding cation diffusion facilitator family transporter: MAHSHKAGEAAHGHAAHNHAGHNHAHDHGGATDKRRVMIAACLTGGFMIAEALGGIFTNSLALLADAGHMLTDTLALSLAWYAFHLAERPATARMSYGFGRVKTLVAYTNGIAIFVIAIWIVYEAWQRFQEPPQVLGAPMLVVATLGLLVNVAGFLILHGGDRESLNMRGAILHVLGDLLGSVAAIAAALIIIATGWYPIDPILSVLVAVIILSTAWRLMREAAHLLLEGTPETLDRDAVAADLTANIAGLRDVHHVHLWSLDGSKHMATLHARLDEGADAHETVAAIKRRLASDHGVDHATVETELGCCADGHGNEDEHHGHSQHNVAKQGS; the protein is encoded by the coding sequence ATGGCTCATTCGCACAAGGCTGGCGAAGCAGCGCACGGTCACGCGGCACATAATCATGCCGGCCATAACCATGCGCATGACCATGGCGGCGCCACCGACAAGCGCCGGGTGATGATCGCTGCCTGCCTGACGGGCGGCTTCATGATCGCCGAGGCGCTGGGCGGCATCTTCACCAATTCGCTGGCGCTGCTTGCCGATGCCGGCCACATGCTCACCGACACGCTGGCGCTCAGCCTGGCATGGTATGCGTTCCATCTGGCCGAACGTCCGGCCACGGCCCGCATGTCCTACGGTTTCGGACGGGTGAAGACGCTGGTTGCCTATACCAACGGCATTGCCATCTTCGTCATTGCCATATGGATCGTCTATGAGGCGTGGCAGCGTTTTCAGGAGCCGCCGCAGGTGCTCGGCGCTCCGATGCTGGTGGTCGCGACGCTCGGGCTGTTGGTCAATGTCGCGGGCTTCCTGATCCTGCATGGCGGCGACCGCGAAAGTCTCAACATGCGCGGCGCCATCCTTCATGTGCTGGGCGACCTTTTGGGGTCGGTCGCCGCCATTGCCGCGGCGCTCATCATCATCGCCACCGGCTGGTACCCGATCGATCCGATCCTGTCGGTGCTGGTGGCTGTCATCATCCTGTCCACGGCCTGGCGGCTGATGCGCGAGGCTGCCCATCTCCTCCTGGAGGGCACGCCCGAAACGCTGGACCGCGACGCGGTCGCAGCCGATCTCACAGCCAATATCGCGGGCTTGCGCGACGTCCATCATGTGCACCTGTGGTCTCTCGACGGCTCGAAGCATATGGCCACGCTTCACGCCCGGCTGGACGAAGGAGCCGACGCCCATGAGACGGTCGCGGCTATCAAGCGAAGGCTGGCTTCAGATCATGGCGTAGACCATGCGACGGTCGAAACGGAACTCGGTTGCTGCGCAGACGGCCATGGCAACGAGGACGAACACCATGGTCATTCGCAGCACAACGTGGCAAAGCAGGGTTCATGA
- a CDS encoding nickel/cobalt transporter: MNKIFIRTTFALLAVAYILSHFAGHAHAQSSLGIGANEAVIPSTGMFSGLMIWINQHQQAFYRSLSSAMKALRDDGGQVWMLVGLSFAYGVFHAAGPGHGKAVISSYMLANEIALRRGVVLSFISAFLQAATAIVIMLLAYFVLRGTSVSMTNAAHFLEIASYVFVTGFGAWLLWKKAGPVVRRMVGVAPAYSLSAASAAHVNHDDHDEAHHHHHDGHCSHGHHTHDDAHHHHDHAHHHEDGMVCSSCGHSHAVDPALLSTDRFDWRTAWSAMAAVGLRPCSGALIVLSFALLNGLWMAGILSVLAMALGTAITVSTLAVLAVTAKNWAVLLAGGGRLGNRIHATIEIGAAAFIFLVGVTLLSASLSV, encoded by the coding sequence TTGAACAAGATCTTCATACGCACAACGTTCGCCCTGCTGGCGGTCGCCTATATCCTGTCGCATTTCGCCGGCCATGCCCATGCGCAAAGCTCGCTCGGCATCGGCGCCAATGAAGCCGTCATCCCCTCCACCGGCATGTTTTCGGGGCTGATGATCTGGATCAACCAGCATCAGCAGGCGTTCTACCGCTCGCTGTCATCAGCCATGAAGGCGCTGCGCGACGATGGCGGGCAGGTGTGGATGCTGGTTGGCCTGTCCTTCGCCTATGGCGTTTTCCATGCGGCCGGACCCGGCCACGGCAAGGCGGTGATTTCTTCCTACATGCTGGCCAACGAGATAGCACTGCGCCGCGGCGTGGTGCTGTCCTTCATCTCGGCATTCCTGCAGGCGGCAACCGCCATCGTGATCATGCTGCTTGCCTATTTCGTGCTGCGCGGCACGTCCGTGTCGATGACCAATGCCGCGCATTTCCTTGAAATCGCGAGCTATGTCTTCGTTACCGGCTTCGGCGCCTGGCTTCTGTGGAAGAAGGCGGGGCCGGTCGTGAGGCGGATGGTGGGAGTAGCCCCAGCCTACAGCCTTTCAGCAGCCAGCGCAGCGCACGTCAATCACGATGACCATGATGAGGCGCATCACCACCATCATGACGGCCATTGCAGCCACGGCCACCATACCCATGACGACGCGCATCATCACCACGATCATGCCCATCATCATGAAGATGGCATGGTGTGCTCGAGCTGCGGCCATTCGCATGCCGTTGACCCGGCGCTTCTGTCGACGGACCGGTTCGACTGGCGCACCGCATGGTCGGCCATGGCGGCCGTCGGCCTCAGGCCGTGCTCGGGAGCGCTGATCGTGCTGTCCTTTGCCCTGCTGAACGGGCTATGGATGGCGGGCATCCTGTCGGTTCTGGCGATGGCGCTGGGCACCGCCATCACCGTCTCGACGCTGGCCGTTCTGGCGGTGACGGCGAAGAACTGGGCGGTGCTGCTGGCCGGCGGCGGCAGGCTTGGCAACCGCATTCATGCCACGATCGAGATCGGCGCCGCCGCCTTCATCTTCCTTGTCGGCGTGACCCTTCTGTCGGCCAGCCTCAGCGTCTGA
- a CDS encoding DUF1007 family protein — MSFKRTVLKAGAAIAALLACTVPASVHPHVFAEARLDVVLGPDHQTVKALRHLWRFDDLFSSTVLMEFDANADLKLDAAELQEVANTIHASLADFNYFQLVTVDGKDVKMKPPAAIMANFENNQLIILFESEPETPIQLAGDIRLGVYDPTFYTAIDFTEDANMAVEGLPSSCVRTVIRPDPDAALAENQQTLTEAFFNDPAGTDMSKIFATKLELKCHA; from the coding sequence ATGTCCTTCAAACGCACAGTGCTGAAGGCGGGGGCCGCGATTGCCGCCCTGCTTGCATGTACGGTTCCCGCAAGCGTGCATCCGCATGTGTTCGCCGAAGCGCGGCTCGACGTGGTGCTTGGTCCCGATCACCAGACGGTGAAGGCGCTGCGCCATCTGTGGCGCTTCGACGACCTGTTTTCCTCCACCGTCCTGATGGAGTTCGATGCCAATGCCGACCTGAAGCTCGACGCTGCCGAGCTGCAGGAGGTGGCCAACACCATCCATGCCTCGCTGGCCGACTTCAACTATTTCCAGCTCGTCACCGTGGACGGCAAGGATGTAAAGATGAAGCCGCCGGCCGCGATCATGGCCAATTTCGAGAACAACCAGCTCATCATCCTGTTCGAATCCGAGCCCGAGACGCCGATCCAGCTCGCAGGCGACATCCGTCTCGGCGTCTACGATCCCACCTTCTATACCGCCATCGACTTCACCGAAGACGCCAACATGGCGGTGGAGGGCTTGCCTTCTTCCTGCGTCCGCACGGTGATTCGTCCCGATCCAGATGCCGCCCTGGCCGAAAACCAGCAGACCCTGACCGAGGCATTCTTCAATGATCCGGCAGGCACCGACATGAGCAAGATTTTCGCGACCAAGCTCGAACTCAAATGCCATGCGTGA
- a CDS encoding LysR family transcriptional regulator: MDTLTRMRAFIDVVEAEGFSAAARKIGRSKALLSKYVRELEDELGALLLNRTTRQFSLTEAGHTYYRRASEIVREIDSLADSVRESSGDVRGRIKLSAPRTLADAPIGQSLVDFAKAHPDIVLEIRLDDRFVDLVEEGFDLAIRISRLESSSLIARKLAPFRVMICGSPELLAAHGRPARPQDLAGMPCIVDTNGRWLSNWPFKGEGGETISVSVAGPIEVNSPIAARAAAVSGLGFAGLPDFIAEPEVAAGRLVPVLEDRILEGGGIFAVYPHRRYLPAKVRVFVDYLADWFKTRAAP, from the coding sequence ATGGACACGCTGACACGCATGCGCGCATTCATAGATGTGGTGGAGGCCGAGGGTTTTTCGGCCGCCGCACGCAAGATAGGGCGGTCGAAGGCCCTGCTTTCCAAATATGTGCGCGAACTTGAGGACGAGCTGGGCGCGCTTTTGCTCAACCGCACCACGCGCCAGTTCTCCCTCACCGAGGCCGGCCACACCTACTACCGGCGCGCCTCCGAGATCGTCCGTGAGATCGACAGCCTTGCTGATTCGGTGCGCGAATCATCCGGCGACGTGCGCGGGCGAATCAAACTGTCGGCGCCGCGTACCCTTGCCGACGCGCCCATTGGCCAGTCACTGGTCGATTTTGCAAAGGCTCATCCCGACATCGTGCTGGAGATCAGGCTCGACGACCGCTTTGTCGATCTGGTCGAAGAGGGCTTCGACCTCGCCATTCGCATCTCGCGGCTGGAGAGCTCGTCGCTGATCGCCCGCAAGCTGGCGCCATTCAGGGTGATGATCTGCGGTTCGCCGGAGCTGCTGGCTGCGCATGGCAGGCCCGCCAGGCCGCAGGACCTCGCCGGCATGCCCTGCATCGTTGACACCAACGGAAGGTGGCTGTCGAACTGGCCCTTCAAGGGCGAGGGCGGCGAGACGATCAGCGTGTCCGTGGCCGGCCCCATCGAGGTCAACAGCCCGATCGCCGCGCGCGCTGCCGCCGTTTCCGGCCTCGGCTTCGCCGGTCTGCCGGATTTCATCGCCGAACCGGAGGTTGCCGCCGGCCGGTTGGTGCCGGTTCTGGAAGACCGGATCCTGGAAGGCGGCGGCATCTTCGCGGTCTACCCGCACCGACGCTACCTGCCGGCCAAGGTGCGTGTTTTCGTGGATTATCTCGCCGACTGGTTCAAAACCCGCGCAGCGCCATGA
- the odc2 gene encoding ornithine/lysine decarboxylase, with product MATQRILDFLATRRPSGPCLVVDLDVVQENYRAFEKALPQSRIFYAVKANPAPEILRLLASMGSSFDTASVAEIEMALDAGATPDRISFGNTIKKERDIARAHELGIQLYAVDCVEEVEKIARAAPGARVFCRVLTDGEGAEWPLSRKFGCAPAMAVDVLRHAAALGLDAYGVSFHVGSQQTDLTSWDRALADAANVFGKLAAEGIVLKLVNMGGGFPTRYLTDVPAAQAYGQAIFDALSKHFGNRIPETIIEPGRGMVGNAGVIKSEVVLISKKADNDNVRWVYLDIGKFGGLAETMDESIRYPIVTPRDGDAMEPCVLAGPTCDSADVMYEKKPYPLPLSLTIGDEVLIEGTGAYTTTYSAVAFNGFEPLRSYVI from the coding sequence ATGGCCACTCAGCGTATCCTCGATTTCCTCGCCACCCGCCGCCCGAGCGGTCCCTGCCTCGTCGTCGATCTCGACGTCGTGCAGGAGAACTATCGCGCGTTCGAGAAGGCGCTTCCGCAGTCGCGCATCTTCTATGCGGTGAAGGCTAACCCTGCGCCCGAGATCCTGCGCCTGCTCGCTTCGATGGGCTCGTCCTTCGACACCGCCTCGGTCGCCGAGATCGAGATGGCGCTCGATGCCGGTGCCACGCCCGACCGCATCAGCTTCGGCAACACCATCAAGAAGGAGCGCGACATTGCCCGCGCCCATGAGCTGGGCATCCAGCTCTATGCGGTGGATTGCGTCGAAGAGGTGGAGAAGATCGCGCGCGCCGCTCCCGGTGCCCGCGTGTTCTGCCGCGTGCTGACCGATGGCGAAGGCGCCGAATGGCCGCTGTCGCGAAAGTTCGGCTGCGCCCCGGCGATGGCCGTCGACGTGCTGCGCCATGCCGCGGCGCTCGGCCTCGACGCCTATGGCGTGTCGTTCCATGTCGGCTCGCAGCAGACCGACCTCACCTCGTGGGACCGCGCGCTGGCTGACGCCGCCAATGTGTTCGGCAAGCTGGCGGCGGAAGGCATCGTGCTCAAGCTCGTCAACATGGGCGGCGGTTTCCCGACCCGTTACCTGACCGACGTTCCCGCCGCTCAGGCCTACGGACAAGCGATCTTCGATGCGCTGTCGAAGCATTTCGGCAACCGCATCCCCGAAACGATCATCGAGCCGGGCCGCGGCATGGTCGGCAATGCCGGCGTCATCAAGTCGGAAGTCGTCCTGATCTCGAAGAAGGCCGACAACGACAATGTGCGCTGGGTCTATCTCGACATCGGCAAGTTCGGCGGTCTGGCAGAAACCATGGACGAGTCCATCCGCTACCCCATCGTCACCCCGCGTGACGGCGATGCGATGGAGCCGTGCGTACTGGCCGGCCCGACCTGCGATTCGGCCGACGTGATGTACGAGAAGAAGCCCTATCCCCTGCCCCTGTCGCTGACCATCGGCGACGAGGTGCTGATCGAGGGCACGGGCGCCTACACGACCACCTATTCGGCGGTCGCCTTCAACGGCTTCGAGCCCCTCCGATCCTACGTGATCTGA
- a CDS encoding GNAT family N-acetyltransferase yields MPAFAIEAERPADKAAREALLDRAMGPGRKRKSSEALRRGRLPAEGLALVARSADGAVLGTVRLWNVTLGAGGRPALLLGPLAVEPSVKSAGIGSALMRQAIAEARDLGHGAILLVGDEPYYGRFGFSAERTGELAMPGPYERHRLLALELTQGALDGACGTITASGRRKRNERTRAA; encoded by the coding sequence ATGCCGGCTTTCGCCATCGAAGCCGAACGTCCAGCCGACAAGGCTGCGCGCGAGGCTCTGCTCGACCGCGCCATGGGGCCGGGACGCAAGCGCAAGTCTTCCGAGGCGCTACGCCGCGGACGCCTGCCGGCAGAGGGTCTTGCGCTCGTCGCCCGCTCGGCCGATGGCGCGGTTCTCGGAACCGTGCGCCTGTGGAATGTCACCCTCGGCGCCGGCGGCCGGCCGGCCCTGCTGCTTGGCCCGCTCGCGGTGGAACCGTCCGTGAAAAGCGCCGGCATCGGCTCCGCCCTCATGCGGCAGGCGATCGCCGAGGCGCGCGATCTCGGCCACGGCGCGATCCTGCTTGTCGGCGACGAGCCCTATTATGGCCGTTTCGGCTTTTCGGCCGAGCGCACCGGGGAACTGGCAATGCCCGGCCCCTATGAGCGTCACCGCCTGCTGGCGCTCGAACTGACGCAGGGCGCGCTGGATGGTGCCTGCGGCACCATCACCGCATCCGGCCGCCGGAAACGGAACGAACGCACACGCGCCGCTTGA